From the genome of Nasonia vitripennis strain AsymCx chromosome 1, Nvit_psr_1.1, whole genome shotgun sequence, one region includes:
- the LOC100116145 gene encoding inositol polyphosphate-4-phosphatase type I A isoform X13 — MVSLERWCRLRGNLLFYFKSREQWSEPLGVIILEQFSVRVEQPTNQIPYGFSIVFDGGVYQQLGANSSEERDSWLQALQLASYDCMRSQLLALRQRMEATSGHKHDTDIQMLRLKRGITTVQLIGSSVPFLPIALRQYPSVGLSEPLTEMRSCSADPAEIPMCEISLACDNLLCDGHGRPPNPVLEVDVQTCHAKTWVKYARTEVVEKSSNPGFFTTVSFRASDGISAECRLRITAYDVRERVSQTATPIGSAIMTFSAVQDTPRLRIPLKSAKATTVGFLTINVWNLEAEDKGNSTESTPSRNVPSTANQMYCHRRSQSLPPRLGTKIKLPHQGQLKLLFANPHIQTYRFHSGLGGDICVHETMAESKLCFQFPQQLLGIWIQEEKELLQEVAGMGELREPWHTKQVELLDRHLHLLHSYSQAKENLAAFKGSYFKQSSRKNERSLEFAPLNLHLQRMWVHNDTLNKCGLYDFMSVGAFTAHSHKNKNGGLLRLVQALKESPVRGTQLYQGTSKISMAHDAIQAIKQLRRDVVEAMRSLMKLAKEKQTSGMLPICEDMVSKTRILLSLWDPGLVEEALTFLEEHKVAKVQEDINNDDSLTLNFKVNQSLSPYKRITQQLNFDLRSPDFDEFVTPDTPECVQDIWAKESAKSKYVSFAANNEINSNTEKQQTDENFVIFPEVEDEPKETDTTETVDKENLNGEDNNNHNNEDEEKAEFDRVNDLDLSKRFLDTQKMCNSPSANYYKPTDEPEPWDLTQLNIEASVMCLVSKVKFLCGRCSSPAVRLRNKNGIDRNQTLKSCLANNRGNATAVVTIQPKNGIKSEEASKLLENGAQQSGTDKQNSAASKAKEGATVIYCNTSSDKVCQAMDSMTRVIKSNSNQRNKFTEGLDFASIVDWTSELRPSMKKLRQAMDGLLKTARLTHSVFRVQEDTKTAIRVCNVRYRRDVCFSQALTALVSGLMAKLWCQRPDPMFLLILTTLGPLVSFEGLLSYYGDEIDMWGDMAVAVEDMHTVTFTLSRCGIHTSRVDGKSKATQFPSPRVIGSRTALTVLLPVPDAIYSLLPLVPSSKQTLSFNVTPVFFNIGINEMASLAESLGTTKSQEKSNVDNFDRLNEYYLRFKKLNLPTEPASARFGTRSALNQTLADMMINLKSSVQAKVNKNVEILQLSSQICRRMRGLRFTSCKSAKDRTGMSITLEQVNILATEYHLAEHELIRALDCMRSEGCRRENTWKNIGVRKYAFNSLQIMTLPKQYRPPIGTYGSAQT, encoded by the exons ATGG TAAGCCTCGAGCGCTGGTGCAGACTCCGGGGCAACCTCTTGTTTTACTTCAAGTCGAGGGAGCAGTGGTCCGAGCCCCTCGGCGTCATCATCCTCGAGCAGTTCTCCGTGCGCGTCGAGCAGCCGACCAATCAGATTCCTTATGGCTTCAGCATAG TGTTCGACGGTGGAGTCTATCAGCAACTCGGTGCCAATTCCTCAGAGGAGAGGGACAGCTGGCTACAAGCTCTGCAGTTAGCCAGCTACGATTGCATGCGCAGTCAGCTGTTGGCGCTCAGGCAGAGGATGGAAGCTACAAGTGGCCATAAGCACGACACCGACATTCAAATGCTCAGGCTCAAGCGCGGCATTACCACAG TTCAACTAATCGGCAGCTCAGTTCCGTTCCTACCCATAGCGTTAAGGCAGTACCCGTCAGTAGGCCTAAGCGAGCCCCTGACCGAAATGCGCTCTTGCTCAGCAGATCCCGCGGAGATACCGATGTGCGAGATCTCGTTGGCGTGCGACAACCTGCTGTGCGACGGTCACGGCCGGCCGCCGAACCCCGTGCTCGAGGTCGATGTGCAGACCTGCCACGCCAAGACGTGGGTCAAGTACGCGCGCACCGAGGTCGTGGAGAAGAGCAGCAATCCGGGCTTCTTCACGACGGTGAGCTTCCGGGCGAGCGATGGCATCAGCGCCGAGTGTCGGCTCCGCATCACCGCCTACGACGTCAGGGAGCGGGTCAGCCAGACGGCCACGCCGATCGGCAGTGCCATCATGACCTTCAGCGCCGTCCAGGACACGCCGAG ATTGAGGATCCCGCTAAAATCGGCAAAGGCCACGACGGTGGGCTTTCTCACGATCAACGTGTGGAACCTGGAAGCTGAAGATAAGGGAAACAGTACTGAGAGTACGCCTTCCAGAAATGTGCCAAGTACCGCCAATCAAATGTATTGTCATAGGCGTTCACAGTCGCTTCCTCCGAGATTGGGTACGAAAATCAAACTCCCGCATCAGGGACAATTAAAACTTCTATTTGCCAATCCGCATATCCAGACGTACAG ATTTCATTCTGGTCTGGGTGGTGATATCTGCGTTCACGAGACAATGGCCGAAAGCAAATTGTGTTTTCAATTTCCCCAGCAACTGTT AGGAATTTGGATTCAAGAAGAAAAGGAGCTTTTGCAAGAAGTGGCCGGCATGGGCGAGTTGAGGGAACCTTGGCATACCAAACAAGTAGAGCTTCTGGATCGGCATTTGCACCTTTTACATTCTTATTCTCAAGCCAAAGAGAATCTTGCCGCCTTTAAAG GGAGCTACTTTAAACAATCGTCACGGAAGAACGAGAGATCGTTGGAGTTTGCACCTCTTAATTTGCATTTACAAAGAATGTGGGTCCATAACGATACCTTGAACAAATGCGGACTTTACGATTTTATGAGTGTCGGGGCTTTTACTGCTCATtctcacaaaaataaaaacggcGGTCTTTTAAG GTTAGTGCAAGCATTGAAAGAATCTCCAGTACGAGGTACTCAGCTGTACCAGGGAACGTCAAAGATCTCAATGGCCCACGATGCGATCCAAGCCATCAAACAACTTCGCCGAGACGTAGTGGAAGCGATGCGGTCACTTATGAAACTGGCGAAGGAAAAACAGACTAGTGGTATGCTACCCATATGCGAGGATATGGTCTCAAAGACTCGTATACTTCTCAGCCTTTGGGATCCCGGTCTGGTAGAGGAGGCGCTTACGTTTTTGGAAGAGCATAAAGTAGCCAAGGTTCAGGAGGACATAAATAACGATGACTCGCTTACCCTTAACTTTAAAGTCAATCAATCGCTTTCCCCGTACAAGAGAATCACGCAGCAACTGAATTTCGATTTAAGAAGTCCAGATTTCGACGAATTCGTAACGCCAGACACTCCTGAATGTGTACAAGACATTTGGGCGAAGGAAAGCGCGAAAAGCAAGTATGTCAGTTTCGCAGCGAATAATGAGATTAATAGTAATACGGAGAAACAGCAGACTGATGAGAATTTCGTGATATTCCCAGAG GTCGAGGACGAACCTAAAGAGACTGATACAACCGAGACTGTCGACAAAGAAAACCTCAATGGCGAAGACAACAATAACCACAATAACGAGGACGAAGAAAAAGCTGAATTCGATCGTGTCAATGACTTGGACTTGAGCAAACGCTTCCTTGATACACAAAAGATGTGCAATTCTCCCTCAGCCAATTATTACAAGCCAACCGATGAACCCGAGCCCTGGGATCTTACACAGCTGAATATTGAGGCGAGCGTTATGTGCCTCGTATCAAAAGTGAAGTTCCTTTGTGGACGTTGCAGCAGTCCTGCGGTGAGATTGCGTAATAAAAATGGTATAGATAGAAATCAGACGCTGAAGAGTTGTCTGGCCAATAACAGGGGTAACGCTACTGCAGTAGTGACGATTCAACCGAAGAACGGAATCAAGAGTGAAGAAGCGAGcaaattactagaaaatgggGCGCAACAGAGCGGGACTGATAAGCAGAATTCTGCTGCCTCTAAGGCCAAAGAAG GGGCAACTGTGATTTATTGTAATACGTCTTCCGATAAAGTGTGCCAAGCTATGGACTCCATGACGCGAGTGATAAAGAGTAATTCCAACCAAAGGAATAAATTTACGGAAGGTCTGGACTTTGCCTCGATCGTCGACTGGACGAGTGAATTAAGGCCGAGCATGAAAAAACTACGCCAAGCCATGGACGGCCTGTTAAAGACAGCTCGGCTAACACACTCAGTTTTTAGAGTGCAAGAGGATACTAAAACAGCCATTCGTGTGTGCAATGTTCGATATCGTCGAGATGTGTGCTTCAGTCAAGCg ctGACGGCTCTAGTATCTGGTTTGATGGCAAAACTTTGGTGTCAACGACCTGATCCCATGTTTTTACTGATCTTAACAACACTGGGTCCACTTGTGTCCTTTGAGGGCTTATTAAGTTACTACGGTGATGAAATTGATATGTGGGGGGATATGGCTGTTGCTGTTGAAGACATGCATACAGTCACCTTTACTTTGTCACGGTGCGGCATCCATACCAG CAGAGTAGATGGGAAATCAAAAGCCACACAATTTCCGTCGCCCAGAGTGATCGGATCACGAACTGCTTTGACGGTGCTTCTTCCTGTGCCAGATGCCATATATTCCTTACTTCCGTTAGTACCCTCTTCCAAGCAAACTCTCTCTTTCAACGTGACGCCCGTATTTTTCAATATCGGAATCAATGAAATGGCTTCTCTAGCCGAAAGCCTTGGAACAACAAAATCTCAAGAAAAAAGTAATGTGGATAACTTTGACCGACTAAATGAGTATTATTTAAGATTTAAGAAGTTAAATCTACCAACTGAACCTGCGTCCGCAAGAT TTGGAACACGATCGGCTCTTAATCAAACTTTGGCCGACATGATGATCAATCTAAAATCTTCAGTTCAAGCGAAAGTAAACAAGAATGTGGAGATATTACAATTATCTTCACAGATATGCAGACGTATGCGAGGGTTAAGATTTACGAGCTGCAAAAGCGCAAAGGATCGCACTGGCATGTCCATTACTTTAGAGCAAGTTAACATTCTTGCAACAGAGTATCATCTGGCTGAACATGAATTAATTAGAGCTCTGGACTGTATGCGAag cgAGGGATGTCGAAGAGAAAACACGTGGAAGAACATTGGGGTGCGAAAATATGCATTTAACAGCCTACAGATTATGACTCTTCCGAAACAGTATCGACCACCAATTGGTACTTACGGCTCGGCGCAGACTTAA
- the LOC100116145 gene encoding inositol polyphosphate-4-phosphatase type I A isoform X17, translating into MRSQLLALRQRMEATSGHKHDTDIQMLRLKRGITTADPAEIPMCEISLACDNLLCDGHGRPPNPVLEVDVQTCHAKTWVKYARTEVVEKSSNPGFFTTVSFRASDGISAECRLRITAYDVRERVSQTATPIGSAIMTFSAVQDTPRLRIPLKSAKATTVGFLTINVWNLEAEDKGNSTESTPSRNVPSTANQMYCHRRSQSLPPRLGTKIKLPHQGQLKLLFANPHIQTYRFHSGLGGDICVHETMAESKLCFQFPQQLLGIWIQEEKELLQEVAGMGELREPWHTKQVELLDRHLHLLHSYSQAKENLAAFKGSYFKQSSRKNERSLEFAPLNLHLQRMWVHNDTLNKCGLYDFMSVGAFTAHSHKNKNGGLLRLVQALKESPVRGTQLYQGTSKISMAHDAIQAIKQLRRDVVEAMRSLMKLAKEKQTSGMLPICEDMVSKTRILLSLWDPGLVEEALTFLEEHKVAKVQEDINNDDSLTLNFKVNQSLSPYKRITQQLNFDLRSPDFDEFVTPDTPECVQDIWAKESAKSKYVSFAANNEINSNTEKQQTDENFVIFPEVEDEPKETDTTETVDKENLNGEDNNNHNNEDEEKAEFDRVNDLDLSKRFLDTQKMCNSPSANYYKPTDEPEPWDLTQLNIEASVMCLVSKVKFLCGRCSSPAVRLRNKNGIDRNQTLKSCLANNRGNATAVVTIQPKNGIKSEEASKLLENGAQQSGTDKQNSAASKAKEGATVIYCNTSSDKVCQAMDSMTRVIKSNSNQRNKFTEGLDFASIVDWTSELRPSMKKLRQAMDGLLKTARLTHSVFRVQEDTKTAIRVCNVRYRRDVCFSQALTALVSGLMAKLWCQRPDPMFLLILTTLGPLVSFEGLLSYYGDEIDMWGDMAVAVEDMHTVTFTLSRCGIHTRVDGKSKATQFPSPRVIGSRTALTVLLPVPDAIYSLLPLVPSSKQTLSFNVTPVFFNIGINEMASLAESLGTTKSQEKSNVDNFDRLNEYYLRFKKLNLPTEPASARFGTRSALNQTLADMMINLKSSVQAKVNKNVEILQLSSQICRRMRGLRFTSCKSAKDRTGMSITLEQVNILATEYHLAEHELIRALDCMRSEGCRRENTWKNIGVRKYAFNSLQIMTLPKQYRPPIGTYGSAQT; encoded by the exons ATGCGCAGTCAGCTGTTGGCGCTCAGGCAGAGGATGGAAGCTACAAGTGGCCATAAGCACGACACCGACATTCAAATGCTCAGGCTCAAGCGCGGCATTACCACAG CAGATCCCGCGGAGATACCGATGTGCGAGATCTCGTTGGCGTGCGACAACCTGCTGTGCGACGGTCACGGCCGGCCGCCGAACCCCGTGCTCGAGGTCGATGTGCAGACCTGCCACGCCAAGACGTGGGTCAAGTACGCGCGCACCGAGGTCGTGGAGAAGAGCAGCAATCCGGGCTTCTTCACGACGGTGAGCTTCCGGGCGAGCGATGGCATCAGCGCCGAGTGTCGGCTCCGCATCACCGCCTACGACGTCAGGGAGCGGGTCAGCCAGACGGCCACGCCGATCGGCAGTGCCATCATGACCTTCAGCGCCGTCCAGGACACGCCGAG ATTGAGGATCCCGCTAAAATCGGCAAAGGCCACGACGGTGGGCTTTCTCACGATCAACGTGTGGAACCTGGAAGCTGAAGATAAGGGAAACAGTACTGAGAGTACGCCTTCCAGAAATGTGCCAAGTACCGCCAATCAAATGTATTGTCATAGGCGTTCACAGTCGCTTCCTCCGAGATTGGGTACGAAAATCAAACTCCCGCATCAGGGACAATTAAAACTTCTATTTGCCAATCCGCATATCCAGACGTACAG ATTTCATTCTGGTCTGGGTGGTGATATCTGCGTTCACGAGACAATGGCCGAAAGCAAATTGTGTTTTCAATTTCCCCAGCAACTGTT AGGAATTTGGATTCAAGAAGAAAAGGAGCTTTTGCAAGAAGTGGCCGGCATGGGCGAGTTGAGGGAACCTTGGCATACCAAACAAGTAGAGCTTCTGGATCGGCATTTGCACCTTTTACATTCTTATTCTCAAGCCAAAGAGAATCTTGCCGCCTTTAAAG GGAGCTACTTTAAACAATCGTCACGGAAGAACGAGAGATCGTTGGAGTTTGCACCTCTTAATTTGCATTTACAAAGAATGTGGGTCCATAACGATACCTTGAACAAATGCGGACTTTACGATTTTATGAGTGTCGGGGCTTTTACTGCTCATtctcacaaaaataaaaacggcGGTCTTTTAAG GTTAGTGCAAGCATTGAAAGAATCTCCAGTACGAGGTACTCAGCTGTACCAGGGAACGTCAAAGATCTCAATGGCCCACGATGCGATCCAAGCCATCAAACAACTTCGCCGAGACGTAGTGGAAGCGATGCGGTCACTTATGAAACTGGCGAAGGAAAAACAGACTAGTGGTATGCTACCCATATGCGAGGATATGGTCTCAAAGACTCGTATACTTCTCAGCCTTTGGGATCCCGGTCTGGTAGAGGAGGCGCTTACGTTTTTGGAAGAGCATAAAGTAGCCAAGGTTCAGGAGGACATAAATAACGATGACTCGCTTACCCTTAACTTTAAAGTCAATCAATCGCTTTCCCCGTACAAGAGAATCACGCAGCAACTGAATTTCGATTTAAGAAGTCCAGATTTCGACGAATTCGTAACGCCAGACACTCCTGAATGTGTACAAGACATTTGGGCGAAGGAAAGCGCGAAAAGCAAGTATGTCAGTTTCGCAGCGAATAATGAGATTAATAGTAATACGGAGAAACAGCAGACTGATGAGAATTTCGTGATATTCCCAGAG GTCGAGGACGAACCTAAAGAGACTGATACAACCGAGACTGTCGACAAAGAAAACCTCAATGGCGAAGACAACAATAACCACAATAACGAGGACGAAGAAAAAGCTGAATTCGATCGTGTCAATGACTTGGACTTGAGCAAACGCTTCCTTGATACACAAAAGATGTGCAATTCTCCCTCAGCCAATTATTACAAGCCAACCGATGAACCCGAGCCCTGGGATCTTACACAGCTGAATATTGAGGCGAGCGTTATGTGCCTCGTATCAAAAGTGAAGTTCCTTTGTGGACGTTGCAGCAGTCCTGCGGTGAGATTGCGTAATAAAAATGGTATAGATAGAAATCAGACGCTGAAGAGTTGTCTGGCCAATAACAGGGGTAACGCTACTGCAGTAGTGACGATTCAACCGAAGAACGGAATCAAGAGTGAAGAAGCGAGcaaattactagaaaatgggGCGCAACAGAGCGGGACTGATAAGCAGAATTCTGCTGCCTCTAAGGCCAAAGAAG GGGCAACTGTGATTTATTGTAATACGTCTTCCGATAAAGTGTGCCAAGCTATGGACTCCATGACGCGAGTGATAAAGAGTAATTCCAACCAAAGGAATAAATTTACGGAAGGTCTGGACTTTGCCTCGATCGTCGACTGGACGAGTGAATTAAGGCCGAGCATGAAAAAACTACGCCAAGCCATGGACGGCCTGTTAAAGACAGCTCGGCTAACACACTCAGTTTTTAGAGTGCAAGAGGATACTAAAACAGCCATTCGTGTGTGCAATGTTCGATATCGTCGAGATGTGTGCTTCAGTCAAGCg ctGACGGCTCTAGTATCTGGTTTGATGGCAAAACTTTGGTGTCAACGACCTGATCCCATGTTTTTACTGATCTTAACAACACTGGGTCCACTTGTGTCCTTTGAGGGCTTATTAAGTTACTACGGTGATGAAATTGATATGTGGGGGGATATGGCTGTTGCTGTTGAAGACATGCATACAGTCACCTTTACTTTGTCACGGTGCGGCATCCATACCAG AGTAGATGGGAAATCAAAAGCCACACAATTTCCGTCGCCCAGAGTGATCGGATCACGAACTGCTTTGACGGTGCTTCTTCCTGTGCCAGATGCCATATATTCCTTACTTCCGTTAGTACCCTCTTCCAAGCAAACTCTCTCTTTCAACGTGACGCCCGTATTTTTCAATATCGGAATCAATGAAATGGCTTCTCTAGCCGAAAGCCTTGGAACAACAAAATCTCAAGAAAAAAGTAATGTGGATAACTTTGACCGACTAAATGAGTATTATTTAAGATTTAAGAAGTTAAATCTACCAACTGAACCTGCGTCCGCAAGAT TTGGAACACGATCGGCTCTTAATCAAACTTTGGCCGACATGATGATCAATCTAAAATCTTCAGTTCAAGCGAAAGTAAACAAGAATGTGGAGATATTACAATTATCTTCACAGATATGCAGACGTATGCGAGGGTTAAGATTTACGAGCTGCAAAAGCGCAAAGGATCGCACTGGCATGTCCATTACTTTAGAGCAAGTTAACATTCTTGCAACAGAGTATCATCTGGCTGAACATGAATTAATTAGAGCTCTGGACTGTATGCGAag cgAGGGATGTCGAAGAGAAAACACGTGGAAGAACATTGGGGTGCGAAAATATGCATTTAACAGCCTACAGATTATGACTCTTCCGAAACAGTATCGACCACCAATTGGTACTTACGGCTCGGCGCAGACTTAA
- the LOC100116145 gene encoding inositol polyphosphate-4-phosphatase type I A isoform X15: MRSQLLALRQRMEATSGHKHDTDIQMLRLKRGITTVQLIGSSVPFLPIALRQYPSVGLSEPLTEMRSCSADPAEIPMCEISLACDNLLCDGHGRPPNPVLEVDVQTCHAKTWVKYARTEVVEKSSNPGFFTTVSFRASDGISAECRLRITAYDVRERVSQTATPIGSAIMTFSAVQDTPRLRIPLKSAKATTVGFLTINVWNLEAEDKGNSTESTPSRNVPSTANQMYCHRRSQSLPPRLGTKIKLPHQGQLKLLFANPHIQTYRFHSGLGGDICVHETMAESKLCFQFPQQLLGIWIQEEKELLQEVAGMGELREPWHTKQVELLDRHLHLLHSYSQAKENLAAFKGSYFKQSSRKNERSLEFAPLNLHLQRMWVHNDTLNKCGLYDFMSVGAFTAHSHKNKNGGLLRLVQALKESPVRGTQLYQGTSKISMAHDAIQAIKQLRRDVVEAMRSLMKLAKEKQTSGMLPICEDMVSKTRILLSLWDPGLVEEALTFLEEHKVAKVQEDINNDDSLTLNFKVNQSLSPYKRITQQLNFDLRSPDFDEFVTPDTPECVQDIWAKESAKSKYVSFAANNEINSNTEKQQTDENFVIFPEVEDEPKETDTTETVDKENLNGEDNNNHNNEDEEKAEFDRVNDLDLSKRFLDTQKMCNSPSANYYKPTDEPEPWDLTQLNIEASVMCLVSKVKFLCGRCSSPAVRLRNKNGIDRNQTLKSCLANNRGNATAVVTIQPKNGIKSEEASKLLENGAQQSGTDKQNSAASKAKEGATVIYCNTSSDKVCQAMDSMTRVIKSNSNQRNKFTEGLDFASIVDWTSELRPSMKKLRQAMDGLLKTARLTHSVFRVQEDTKTAIRVCNVRYRRDVCFSQALTALVSGLMAKLWCQRPDPMFLLILTTLGPLVSFEGLLSYYGDEIDMWGDMAVAVEDMHTVTFTLSRCGIHTSRVDGKSKATQFPSPRVIGSRTALTVLLPVPDAIYSLLPLVPSSKQTLSFNVTPVFFNIGINEMASLAESLGTTKSQEKSNVDNFDRLNEYYLRFKKLNLPTEPASARFGTRSALNQTLADMMINLKSSVQAKVNKNVEILQLSSQICRRMRGLRFTSCKSAKDRTGMSITLEQVNILATEYHLAEHELIRALDCMRSEGCRRENTWKNIGVRKYAFNSLQIMTLPKQYRPPIGTYGSAQT, from the exons ATGCGCAGTCAGCTGTTGGCGCTCAGGCAGAGGATGGAAGCTACAAGTGGCCATAAGCACGACACCGACATTCAAATGCTCAGGCTCAAGCGCGGCATTACCACAG TTCAACTAATCGGCAGCTCAGTTCCGTTCCTACCCATAGCGTTAAGGCAGTACCCGTCAGTAGGCCTAAGCGAGCCCCTGACCGAAATGCGCTCTTGCTCAGCAGATCCCGCGGAGATACCGATGTGCGAGATCTCGTTGGCGTGCGACAACCTGCTGTGCGACGGTCACGGCCGGCCGCCGAACCCCGTGCTCGAGGTCGATGTGCAGACCTGCCACGCCAAGACGTGGGTCAAGTACGCGCGCACCGAGGTCGTGGAGAAGAGCAGCAATCCGGGCTTCTTCACGACGGTGAGCTTCCGGGCGAGCGATGGCATCAGCGCCGAGTGTCGGCTCCGCATCACCGCCTACGACGTCAGGGAGCGGGTCAGCCAGACGGCCACGCCGATCGGCAGTGCCATCATGACCTTCAGCGCCGTCCAGGACACGCCGAG ATTGAGGATCCCGCTAAAATCGGCAAAGGCCACGACGGTGGGCTTTCTCACGATCAACGTGTGGAACCTGGAAGCTGAAGATAAGGGAAACAGTACTGAGAGTACGCCTTCCAGAAATGTGCCAAGTACCGCCAATCAAATGTATTGTCATAGGCGTTCACAGTCGCTTCCTCCGAGATTGGGTACGAAAATCAAACTCCCGCATCAGGGACAATTAAAACTTCTATTTGCCAATCCGCATATCCAGACGTACAG ATTTCATTCTGGTCTGGGTGGTGATATCTGCGTTCACGAGACAATGGCCGAAAGCAAATTGTGTTTTCAATTTCCCCAGCAACTGTT AGGAATTTGGATTCAAGAAGAAAAGGAGCTTTTGCAAGAAGTGGCCGGCATGGGCGAGTTGAGGGAACCTTGGCATACCAAACAAGTAGAGCTTCTGGATCGGCATTTGCACCTTTTACATTCTTATTCTCAAGCCAAAGAGAATCTTGCCGCCTTTAAAG GGAGCTACTTTAAACAATCGTCACGGAAGAACGAGAGATCGTTGGAGTTTGCACCTCTTAATTTGCATTTACAAAGAATGTGGGTCCATAACGATACCTTGAACAAATGCGGACTTTACGATTTTATGAGTGTCGGGGCTTTTACTGCTCATtctcacaaaaataaaaacggcGGTCTTTTAAG GTTAGTGCAAGCATTGAAAGAATCTCCAGTACGAGGTACTCAGCTGTACCAGGGAACGTCAAAGATCTCAATGGCCCACGATGCGATCCAAGCCATCAAACAACTTCGCCGAGACGTAGTGGAAGCGATGCGGTCACTTATGAAACTGGCGAAGGAAAAACAGACTAGTGGTATGCTACCCATATGCGAGGATATGGTCTCAAAGACTCGTATACTTCTCAGCCTTTGGGATCCCGGTCTGGTAGAGGAGGCGCTTACGTTTTTGGAAGAGCATAAAGTAGCCAAGGTTCAGGAGGACATAAATAACGATGACTCGCTTACCCTTAACTTTAAAGTCAATCAATCGCTTTCCCCGTACAAGAGAATCACGCAGCAACTGAATTTCGATTTAAGAAGTCCAGATTTCGACGAATTCGTAACGCCAGACACTCCTGAATGTGTACAAGACATTTGGGCGAAGGAAAGCGCGAAAAGCAAGTATGTCAGTTTCGCAGCGAATAATGAGATTAATAGTAATACGGAGAAACAGCAGACTGATGAGAATTTCGTGATATTCCCAGAG GTCGAGGACGAACCTAAAGAGACTGATACAACCGAGACTGTCGACAAAGAAAACCTCAATGGCGAAGACAACAATAACCACAATAACGAGGACGAAGAAAAAGCTGAATTCGATCGTGTCAATGACTTGGACTTGAGCAAACGCTTCCTTGATACACAAAAGATGTGCAATTCTCCCTCAGCCAATTATTACAAGCCAACCGATGAACCCGAGCCCTGGGATCTTACACAGCTGAATATTGAGGCGAGCGTTATGTGCCTCGTATCAAAAGTGAAGTTCCTTTGTGGACGTTGCAGCAGTCCTGCGGTGAGATTGCGTAATAAAAATGGTATAGATAGAAATCAGACGCTGAAGAGTTGTCTGGCCAATAACAGGGGTAACGCTACTGCAGTAGTGACGATTCAACCGAAGAACGGAATCAAGAGTGAAGAAGCGAGcaaattactagaaaatgggGCGCAACAGAGCGGGACTGATAAGCAGAATTCTGCTGCCTCTAAGGCCAAAGAAG GGGCAACTGTGATTTATTGTAATACGTCTTCCGATAAAGTGTGCCAAGCTATGGACTCCATGACGCGAGTGATAAAGAGTAATTCCAACCAAAGGAATAAATTTACGGAAGGTCTGGACTTTGCCTCGATCGTCGACTGGACGAGTGAATTAAGGCCGAGCATGAAAAAACTACGCCAAGCCATGGACGGCCTGTTAAAGACAGCTCGGCTAACACACTCAGTTTTTAGAGTGCAAGAGGATACTAAAACAGCCATTCGTGTGTGCAATGTTCGATATCGTCGAGATGTGTGCTTCAGTCAAGCg ctGACGGCTCTAGTATCTGGTTTGATGGCAAAACTTTGGTGTCAACGACCTGATCCCATGTTTTTACTGATCTTAACAACACTGGGTCCACTTGTGTCCTTTGAGGGCTTATTAAGTTACTACGGTGATGAAATTGATATGTGGGGGGATATGGCTGTTGCTGTTGAAGACATGCATACAGTCACCTTTACTTTGTCACGGTGCGGCATCCATACCAG CAGAGTAGATGGGAAATCAAAAGCCACACAATTTCCGTCGCCCAGAGTGATCGGATCACGAACTGCTTTGACGGTGCTTCTTCCTGTGCCAGATGCCATATATTCCTTACTTCCGTTAGTACCCTCTTCCAAGCAAACTCTCTCTTTCAACGTGACGCCCGTATTTTTCAATATCGGAATCAATGAAATGGCTTCTCTAGCCGAAAGCCTTGGAACAACAAAATCTCAAGAAAAAAGTAATGTGGATAACTTTGACCGACTAAATGAGTATTATTTAAGATTTAAGAAGTTAAATCTACCAACTGAACCTGCGTCCGCAAGAT TTGGAACACGATCGGCTCTTAATCAAACTTTGGCCGACATGATGATCAATCTAAAATCTTCAGTTCAAGCGAAAGTAAACAAGAATGTGGAGATATTACAATTATCTTCACAGATATGCAGACGTATGCGAGGGTTAAGATTTACGAGCTGCAAAAGCGCAAAGGATCGCACTGGCATGTCCATTACTTTAGAGCAAGTTAACATTCTTGCAACAGAGTATCATCTGGCTGAACATGAATTAATTAGAGCTCTGGACTGTATGCGAag cgAGGGATGTCGAAGAGAAAACACGTGGAAGAACATTGGGGTGCGAAAATATGCATTTAACAGCCTACAGATTATGACTCTTCCGAAACAGTATCGACCACCAATTGGTACTTACGGCTCGGCGCAGACTTAA